One part of the Sarcophilus harrisii chromosome 5, mSarHar1.11, whole genome shotgun sequence genome encodes these proteins:
- the CAPZA3 gene encoding F-actin-capping protein subunit alpha-3, producing the protein MKNLRYEVSKKNKEKAIQNLLTQAPPGEFINSFDDLSLLVQDEKLMRRHGEWAGNKYCKKYFVPLNIDGHQVLLAHHNELGDQRFFDSHTRLSFKFDVLENQLKDIESHGVLRNEAECLRMVVSYALKIYVSKHFPSGNCNVLRKTIKNKEFLIACIEDHHYKASDYWNGLWKSKWIFSITPFLTQVVGSIYVKAHFFKQVNFHLDISKDVEDCLDVVNQAQLALGFAKFVEEQENKFQTAIIEEFQELAISLKKILRRDLPVTRTYIDWQRIVNDMKLVMYPSLGYVNYSKNALCHWIT; encoded by the coding sequence atgaagaacCTTCGCTATGAAGtgagtaagaaaaacaaagaaaaggccATTCAAAATTTGCTAACACAAGCCCCTCCAGGAGAATTTATAAACAGTTTTGATGACCTTTCTCTGCTGGTTCAAGATGAAAAATTAATGCGACGACATGGAGAATGGGCAGGTAACAAatattgcaaaaaatattttgtaccaCTCAACATAGATGGACATCAAGTACTACTTGCTCATCACAATGAACTGGGTGATCAGCGCTTTTTTGACTCTCATACCAGGCTTTCTTTCAAATTTGATGTTCTTGAAAATCAGTTGAAAGACATTGAAAGTCATGGTGTTTTACGCAATGAAGCAGAATGTCTGAGAATGGTGGTATCTTATGCTTTAAAAATCTATGTGAGTAAACACTTTCCATCAGGAAATTGCAACGTACTTAGGAAaaccataaaaaataaagaattcttaatAGCCTGCATAGAAGATCATCATTACAAAGCTTCAGATTACTGGAATGGTCTTTGGAAATcaaaatggattttttcaatAACTCCATTTCTCACCCAAGTAGTAGGGTCAATTTATGTGAAAGCACACTTCTTTAAACAAGTCAACTTTCATCTTGATATCAGCAAGGATGTAGAGGACTGCTTGGATGTGGTTAACCAAGCTCAGCTGGCTTTAGGTTTTGCCAAGTTTGTAGAagagcaagaaaacaaattccAAACTGCAATCATAGAAGAATTCCAGGAGCTAgcaatttcactgaaaaaaattttaagaagagatCTCCCAGTGACCCGTACTTATATTGATTGGCAGAGAATAGTAAATGATATGAAGTTGGTGATGTATCCTAGCCTTGGATATGTCAATTATTCAAAAAATG